The Corallococcus caeni genomic interval GGCTTGCCCGACTTGCGCAGGTAGTTGGCGACGGCCTCGTCCGCGGTCGTCATCCCCGCGCGGGCATCCACCACGAAGATGATGACGTCGCACTCCTCCACCGCGAACTGCGCCTGCTCGCGCACCTGCTTGAGCAGCGTGTCCTTCTCACCGGGGACGAAGCCGCCCGTGTCGATGAGGGTGAAGGCGCGGCCCTCCCACTCCGCGTCGGCGTAGTGCCGGTCGCGGGTGACGCCCGGCTCGTCCTCCACGAGCGCGATACGCCGGCCCACCAGGCGGTTGAACAGCGTGCTCTTGCCCACGTTGGGGCGACCGACAATGGCGACCAGCGGCTTCATGGAGTCTCTTTCGACAGCGACGACGACTTCAGCGGCAACGACGTCAGCGGCAACGGCTTCTGCGGCGACATCACTCGTAACCCAGCTTCCTCAGGCCCGCGGCGCGTTCGCTCCAGCGGGCCTCCACTCGCACGCGCAGGTCCAGGTACACGTGCGCGCCCAGCAGGCGCTGCACCGACTTGCGCGCGTCCGTGCCAATGAGCTTCAGCATCTGCCCCTGCTTGCCAATCAGGATGGCCTTCTGGCTGTCGCGCTCCACGTAGATGGACGCCGCGATGCGGATGAGGCCGCCCAGCTGGCCGGGGGGCGTGCCCGGGCGCGGCTCGCGCTCGGATTCGTCAAACACGTCCACCAGCACCGCGGTGGAGTACGGGATCTCCTGGCGGCAGTGCCGAAGCACCTGCTCGCGGATGTACTCCGCCACCAGCACGCGCTCCTGCTGGTCCGTGAGCATGTCCTCCGCGAAGAGGGGCTCGCCCTCCGGCAGGTGGCCCAGCACGACCTGGAACAGGTGCTCCACGCCGTCCTTCTCCCGTGCGGAGATGGGCACCACCTCCGCGAAGGGGAACTCCTGGCCGTAGAGGGCGATGAGCGGCAGCAGCTTCGACTTGGGGATGGAGTCGATCTTGTTGATGACCAGGAAGGTGGGCTTGCCCACCTTCTCCAGCCGCTCGAGGATGGAGCGGTTGCCCGGCGTCACGTCCAGCGTCTCGCCCTGGGGCGGCTCGATGAGGAAGAGGACCAGGTCCACCTCCTCGGCCGCGGAGAGGGCGGCCTCCACCATGTAGCGGTTGAGCTCTCCCTTGGCCTGGTGGATGCCGGGCGTGTCGAGGAACGCCACCTGCCCTTCCGGACGCGTCACCACGCCCAGGATGCGGTTGCGGGTGGTCTGCGGCTTGGGCGAGACGATGGCGATCTTCTCGCCGGTGAGCGCGTTGAGCAGCGTGCTCTTGCCCACATTGGGCCGGCCGATGAGCGCGGCGAAGCCAGCGCGAGGGGTCTTCTTCTGGGACTGAGAGGCCATACTTCCGGAGATGATCAGTGGGCCTTCCGACGACTGCACGGGAAGGCCCCGGGGGAACGGCTATGAACGGCGGACGGCTTTACGACGGCCGCGCCGTGGAGATGGTCAACTGCTGGATGCGCACGTCCCGGCGGGGACGGTCGTTTGAATCCTTGGGAAGCTCGTTGGCGATGCGGTCCACCACGTCCTGCCCTTCCACCACCTCGCCAAAGATGGTGTACCGGTTGTCCAGGTGGGGCTGTGGCGCGGCGGTGATGAAGAACTGACTGCCGTTGGTGTTGGGGCCGGTGTTGCCCATGGCCAGCAGGCCCTTCCTGTCGAAACGCCGGCCACCCTGGAACTCATCCTCGAAACGGAAGCCCGGCCCACCGTTTCCCCGGCTGGTCGGGTCCCCGCCCTGGATCATGAAGTCCTTGATGCAGCGGAAGAAGAGCGTCCCGTCGTAGAGCGGGCGGCCGTGCTGCACCTGGAACGTCACCGGGTCCGTCCAGGGCTTCTCCCCGGTGGCCAGGCCCACGAAGTTCTCCACCGTCCGCGGCGAGTCCTTGGAGAACAGGCGCACAACGATGCGCCCCTCCGTCGTCGCGAAGGTGCCGAACAGCTCCGTGCCCGCGCGGGCCTGCTCCATGAAGCTCATTGCGGCGCGCTCTTGGTGGCGGGAGCAGGCTTGGAGGCCGGGGCCTTCTTGGCCGCCGCGGCGGGGGCACCCTTGGGCGCCTTCTCACTCAGGGTAATCGTCTCCAGGACCACGGGCGTCTGCGGGCGGTCCTGCGCGCTGCGCGGCACGTTGCCGATCTTCTCCACCACGTCGTAGCCCGTGACGACCTCGCCGAAGATGGTGTGGCGGCCGGTGAGGTGCGCGGGCGTGGAGGTGGTGATGAAGAACTGGCTCCCGTTGGTGTTGGGCCCCGCGTTGGCCATGGCCAGGATGCCCGGCTTGTCGAAGCTCCGGCCGCTCTGGAACTCGTCCGCGAAGCGGTAGCCCGGGTCGCCATTGCCGGTGCCGGTGGGGTCGCCGCCCTGGATCATGAAGCCCGGGATGACGCGGTGGAACACGGTGCCGGCGTAGAGCGGCTTGCCCTTCACCTGCTCGCCCGTCTTCGGATCCGTCCAGGCCTTCTCACCGGTGGCCAGGCCCACGAAGTTCTCCACCGTCCTGGGCGCGTCCTTGGAGAAGAGCTTCACGGTGATGACGCCCTGGCTCGTCTTCAGGGTCGCGTAGACGTCCTTGCCGGCCTGGACCTTCTTGGTCCAGGGGCCCGCGGCGGGCTCGGCGGCCAGGGCCGCGAAGGCGGCAAGCGCCACGGTGATACCGAGAAGACGGTGCATACGGGACGGCCTCCAGGGCAGGAAGGCGCGGACCCTACCCCCCACCCCCCTCCCCCTCCAAGGGCTTTCACGCCGGAGGGTCGTCCGGTGAAGGACCTCCCGGGACGGGCGCCACCACGGCCGGGACCGCCACGACAGCGGCCTCCGCCTTGAGGCGCTCCAGGGTGGTGCGAGCGGCCGCCTGCTCGGCCTCCTTCTTGTTCCGGCCGGTGGCCCGGGCGTACACGGCCTCCCCGATGACCACCTCCACCTCGAACACCTTGGCGTGCTCCGGGCCCGTCTCCGACACCACCCGGTAGCGCGGCGACAGCTTGAGCCGCTCGTGGGAAATCTCCTGGAGGAGCGTCTTGTAGTCCAGGCGGCCGGCGCCGGAGGCCACCTCCTCCACCAGCTCCCCGAAGCAGCGGTCCACCAGCGCCAGCGCCGGCTCCAGGCCGCCGCTCAGGTAGACGGCGCCCAGCACCGCCTCCAGCGCGTCCGCCAGCAGCGAGTTCTTGTCGCGGCCGCCGGACTGGGACTCGCCCCGGCCCAGCAGCAGCAGCTCGCCCAGGCGCAGGCTCCGGGCCACGCGGGCCAGGCCCTCCTCGTGAACGATGCGGGCGCGCATCTTGGTGAGCTCCCCTTCCGGGACGCCGGGGCAGCGGTCCATCAGCCGGTGGCTCACGGCCAGGTCCACGACGGCGTCGCCCAGGAACTCCAGGCGCTGGTTGTCCTTGAGGTTCTGGTCGCGGTTCTCGTTGACGTACGTCTTGTGCGTGAGCGCTTCCAGGGCCAGGTCCCGCTTGGAGAACTGCACGCCCAGGCGCGCCTCCAGGGCCTGCACCCGCTCGGCCAGGGTCATCTTCTCCACGCGGCTCACTCCTGGGGGGCGTCCGGGCCCACGAGGCGCACGGCCTCGGGAGCGACCTTCAACAGGTCCGCCACCATCCGCACCACGCCAGGGAACTCATCCAGTTCGAAGCGGCCCGCCCACACCTTGCCCTGGGTGCCCGCCAGCAGGCCCCGGAAGGTGCGCCCGGCGATGCGCGCGGCGGCGAAGCGGTAGGCCCTGCCCTCCACCTGCAGCTGCGCCAGCAACTCCAGGCTGCTGCGCGGCGGCACCAG includes:
- the era gene encoding GTPase Era, which gives rise to MASQSQKKTPRAGFAALIGRPNVGKSTLLNALTGEKIAIVSPKPQTTRNRILGVVTRPEGQVAFLDTPGIHQAKGELNRYMVEAALSAAEEVDLVLFLIEPPQGETLDVTPGNRSILERLEKVGKPTFLVINKIDSIPKSKLLPLIALYGQEFPFAEVVPISAREKDGVEHLFQVVLGHLPEGEPLFAEDMLTDQQERVLVAEYIREQVLRHCRQEIPYSTAVLVDVFDESEREPRPGTPPGQLGGLIRIAASIYVERDSQKAILIGKQGQMLKLIGTDARKSVQRLLGAHVYLDLRVRVEARWSERAAGLRKLGYE
- a CDS encoding peptidylprolyl isomerase — protein: MSFMEQARAGTELFGTFATTEGRIVVRLFSKDSPRTVENFVGLATGEKPWTDPVTFQVQHGRPLYDGTLFFRCIKDFMIQGGDPTSRGNGGPGFRFEDEFQGGRRFDRKGLLAMGNTGPNTNGSQFFITAAPQPHLDNRYTIFGEVVEGQDVVDRIANELPKDSNDRPRRDVRIQQLTISTARPS
- a CDS encoding peptidylprolyl isomerase, yielding MHRLLGITVALAAFAALAAEPAAGPWTKKVQAGKDVYATLKTSQGVITVKLFSKDAPRTVENFVGLATGEKAWTDPKTGEQVKGKPLYAGTVFHRVIPGFMIQGGDPTGTGNGDPGYRFADEFQSGRSFDKPGILAMANAGPNTNGSQFFITTSTPAHLTGRHTIFGEVVTGYDVVEKIGNVPRSAQDRPQTPVVLETITLSEKAPKGAPAAAAKKAPASKPAPATKSAPQ
- the rnc gene encoding ribonuclease III, with product MTLAERVQALEARLGVQFSKRDLALEALTHKTYVNENRDQNLKDNQRLEFLGDAVVDLAVSHRLMDRCPGVPEGELTKMRARIVHEEGLARVARSLRLGELLLLGRGESQSGGRDKNSLLADALEAVLGAVYLSGGLEPALALVDRCFGELVEEVASGAGRLDYKTLLQEISHERLKLSPRYRVVSETGPEHAKVFEVEVVIGEAVYARATGRNKKEAEQAAARTTLERLKAEAAVVAVPAVVAPVPGGPSPDDPPA